One genomic segment of Vigna radiata var. radiata cultivar VC1973A unplaced genomic scaffold, Vradiata_ver6 scaffold_427, whole genome shotgun sequence includes these proteins:
- the LOC106779136 gene encoding uncharacterized protein LOC106779136, with translation MGPNEPFWRTNSSFSPPPTRWDFRFQSEGMQYSVNDSIQLYGSSTSSNDKESGSWVRGNHLYDLHYSASDGTGILLSSPSDLSQGPQWTPPAIQEISIDNYENSAWKDPHPSAGRVSFTPTKEGTSVNPNSGGSTSSLSESSESEFATKSHLSCQRNFSNLRSFISKPIHPMSFNDLTTTRDTFDPAVTDFTEFDTSTPLRDGQRWSSTSSSQEFADVTESFELEMPGQPHFPSNGFRCGLCERFLSQRSPWSSRRIVRSGDMPTIGVLPCCHAFHAECLEQTTPKTRKSDPPCPVCVKLEEENSPDHRGFLRLTNGFPRLKSSRGDGPSRPWGCVQVGDCVEGALHAPPRNAMFMINRNRVKKNLSLKGSLSKEFPGKVRKNGTFSSQLFSGSTADGKEVGCSKATAGSSVWR, from the exons ATGGGTCCAAATGAGCCCTTCTGGCGAACGAATTCAAGTTTTTCACCACCTCCAACGAGGTGGGATTTCAGATTCCAGTCTGAAGGGATGCAGTATAGTGTGAATGACAGCATTCAACTCTACGGGTCTTCTACATCATCAAATGATAAAGAGAGTGGGAGCTGGGTCAGAGGCAACCACCTATATGATCTTCACTATTCTGCTTCAGATGGTACTGGTATTCTCCTTAGCAGTCCATCTGACCTTTCTCAGGGTCCTCAGTGGACGCCTCCTGCAATACAAGAAATCAGTATTGACAATTATGAAAATTCAGCTTGGAAAG ATCCTCATCCTTCTGCGGGCAGGGTATCTTTTACTCCCACTAAGGAG GGAACATCTGTAAATCCCAATAGTGGGGGCTCAACATCATCTCTGTCGGAAAGTAGTGAATCCGAGTTTGCTACAAAATCGCATTTATCCTGTCAGAGGAATTTCTCTAATCTTCGTTCTTTCATCTCTAAACCCATTCATCCTATGTCTTTTAATGACCTAACAACTACTAGAGATACCTTTGATCCTGCAGTTACAGACTTTACAGAGTTTGATACTTCTACTCCACTCCGAGATGGCCAGCGTTGGAGTAGCACCAGCAGCAGTCAGGAGTTTGCTGATGTTACTGAATCATTTGAATTAGAAATGCCTGGCCAACCACATTTTCCTTCCAATGGATTTAGGTGTGGCTTGTGTGAAAGATTTCTCTCGCAGAGATCTCCTTGGAGTTCCCGTCGCATTGTGAGAAGTGGAGACATGCCTACGATTGGGGTTCTTCCTTGTTGTCATGCATTTCATGCTGAATGCTTGGAGCAAACAACACCAAAGACACGGAAAAGCGATCCTCCTTGTCCTGTTTGTGTAAAATTGGAGGAGGAAAATTCCCCTGATCACCGGGGCTTTTTGAGATTGACGAATGGTTTTCCTAGGCTTAAATCATCTCGTGGCGATGGACCTTCCAGACCCTGGGGCTGTGTACAGGTGGGTGATTGTGTTGAAGGTGCTCTGCATGCACCTCCACGCAATGCTATGTTCATGATTAATCGAAATCGTGTAAAGAAGAACCTGTCCCTCAAAGGTAGTTTAAGCAAGGAATTTCCAGGTAAGGTGAGGAAAAATGGGACATTTTCTTCACAGCTATTTAGTGGAAGTACAGCTGATGGGAAGGAAGTTGGTTGCTCCAAGGCAACTGCAGGTTCAAGTGTGTGGAGGTAA